One genomic region from Trichocoleus desertorum ATA4-8-CV12 encodes:
- a CDS encoding photosystem I assembly protein Ycf4, with translation MTAQAASKGNLVLRQPILGSRRFSNYWWATVVSIGGTGFALSGLSSYLKVNLLPVSDPTQLVFVPQGLAMSFYGVAALLLASYLWLVIIADVGAGYNEFNRDTGTVKIFRWGFPGKNRRIEINCPISDVQSVRVDLREGLNPRRALFLKLKGRNDIPLTRVGEPLPLAELENQGAELARFLNVPLEGL, from the coding sequence ATGACTGCACAAGCTGCTTCCAAAGGTAATCTCGTCCTACGTCAACCGATTCTAGGATCTCGTCGTTTCAGTAATTACTGGTGGGCCACCGTTGTCTCGATTGGTGGCACTGGATTTGCTTTGTCTGGTCTCTCTAGTTATCTCAAAGTCAATCTCCTGCCCGTGTCCGATCCCACACAGCTCGTTTTTGTTCCTCAAGGATTGGCCATGAGTTTCTATGGAGTGGCAGCTTTGCTACTCGCATCCTACCTGTGGCTCGTCATCATTGCGGATGTAGGGGCAGGTTATAACGAATTCAATCGAGACACAGGTACCGTGAAAATCTTTCGTTGGGGCTTCCCCGGAAAGAACCGCCGCATTGAGATTAACTGTCCCATCTCGGATGTCCAATCGGTGCGAGTTGATCTCAGAGAAGGACTCAACCCCCGTCGTGCTCTTTTTCTAAAGCTCAAGGGCCGTAATGACATCCCGCTGACACGGGTGGGTGAACCTTTGCCATTAGCTGAGCTTGAGAATCAAGGCGCTGAGT